From one Tachysurus vachellii isolate PV-2020 chromosome 23, HZAU_Pvac_v1, whole genome shotgun sequence genomic stretch:
- the LOC132838572 gene encoding ferritin, heavy subunit — MNSQVRQNFHQDCEAAINRQINLELYASYVYLSMSYYFDRDDQALHNFAKFFRKQSHEEREHAEKLMKVQNQRGGRIFLQDIRKPERDEWGSGVEALECALQLEKNVNQSLLDMHKVASDHIDPHMCDFIETHYLDEQVKSIKELADWVANLRRMGAPQNGMAEYLFDKHTLGSESS, encoded by the coding sequence ATGAACTCTCAGGTGAGACAAAATTTCCACCAGGATTGTGAGGCTGCCATCAACCGGCAAATCAACCTGGAGTTGTACGCATCCTACGTCTACCTGTCTATGTCATACTACTTTGACAGAGATGACCAGGCTCTACACAACTTTGCCAAGTTTTTCCGCAAGCAGTCGCATGAGGAGCGCGAGCATGCAGAGAAACTGATGAAAGTCCAGAACCAGAGGGGAGGAAGAATCTTCCTGCAGGACATCAGGAAACCAGAGCGTGACGAGTGGGGCAGCGGTGTGGAGGCTCTGGAGTGTGCACTACAGCTGGAGAAGAACGTCAACCAATCCTTGCTGGACATGCACAAGGTGGCCTCTGATCACATTGACCCTCATATGTGTGACTTCATTGAGACGCACTACCTGGACGAACAGGTGAAGTCCATTAAGGAGCTTGCTGATTGGGTCGCTAACCTGCGCCGTATGGGAGCGCCTCAGAATGGCATGGCTGAATATCTGtttgataaacacacactgggCAGTGAAAGCAGCTAA
- the snai3 gene encoding zinc finger protein SNAI3 → MPRSFLVKKHLSHKKPDYGTLDSQSGDPHTQTIPVLSSSSELTSPYADEIFIPGPCLLNQAIRSVSQTRSNCAVIEPQPLQDSRLLSEGHACILPVNPSPLRACEPAAPQRDQNNRALQDRVVSDVTVSLLGLASKGNIQEHFECFDCHKTYFTFSGLAKHRQLQCEWPCQKYFSCKYCDKEYVSLGALKMHIRTHTLPCVCKLCGKAFSRPWLLQGHIRTHTGEKPFSCPHCSRAFADRSNLRAHLQTHSDVKKYQCRTCSKTFSRISLLSKHEEAGCCLTS, encoded by the exons ATGCCTCGATCTTTCCTGGTGAAAAAACACCTCAGTCACAAGAAGCCAGACTATGGCACGTTGGATTCACAGAGTGGTG ATCCTCACACACAAACGATCCCTGTGCTGTCTTCGAGTTCTGAACTCACCTCTCCTTATGCTGATGAAATTTTTATTCCTGGGCCATGCCTACTGAACCAAGCTATAAGGTCAGTGTCACAGACAAGGTCCAATTGTGCCGTGATTGAACCGCAGCCTTTACAGGACTCCAGACTGCTTTCAGAAGGACACGCTTGCATCCTACCCGTGAATCCAAGCCCTCTGCGAGCCTGTGAGCCTGCGGCACCTCAGCGTGATCAAAACAACAGAGCATTGCAGGACAGGGTTGTGTCTGACGTTACTGTTTCCTTGTTAGGACTTGCTTCAAAGGGCAACATCCAGGAGCACTTTGAGTGTTTTGACTGTCATAAAACCTACTTCACCTTCTCTGGCTTGGCCAAACACAGACAGCTTCAGTGTGAGTGGCCGTGTCAGAAATACTTCAGCTGCAAGTACTGCGACAAGGAGTATGTGAGCCTCGGTGCTCTGAAGATGCACATCCGCACACATACACTGccatgtgtgtgtaagctgtGTGGCAAAGCCTTCTCCAGGCCCTGGCTGCTTCAGggacacatacgcacacacacag GTGAGAAGCCATTCTCATGTCCTCACTGCAGCCGAGCATTCGCTGATCGCTCGAACCTGCGCGCTCACCTGCAGACACACTCCGACGTTAAGAAGTATCAGTGTAGGACCTGCTCAAAGACATTCTCCAGAATCTCACTTCTGTCCAAACACGAAGAGGCTGGCTGTTGCCTGACATCCTGA